CGCATAGGTACTGCCGCCAAAGGTCACCGTCCAGTTCGACGGCGCCACCATCGGCAGGTAGTACACCCATTCGACTTCCATCGACCCGCCCGGCGGCAATGCACTCCAGCTGGACGACAGCCGCGCGCGGTGGAAGTCGCCCTGCAGGCCGCCGACGTTGCTGCCGGAGTGGCCCGTCTGGTGCACCGCCAGCGTGGCCCCGGACCAGTTGGTCCAGTTTGCCGGCGCCGTCGTGGCCGCGTCGAACTCGAACTGCGCGCCAGCCGGTATCGTCGTCGTAGAATTGTTGACAATCTTCAATTTCGGCGAAATAGGATAATTGCTGTCGCCGATGTCGAACTCGCTGACGGTGATCGTCGCGTCCAGCGTGCCGGCCACGGTGATGGGTTGGGGCACCCGCCGGTTGCCATAGGGCGATGCCGTCTGGAATCGCTGGAAGTAGATGTCGGTGAGCGTGGTTCCGATGAAATACTCGCCCTGCCCGCCGCGGCGGACCGGATGCCAGGCGTAGTCGCCGGCCAGTTCCCAGAACATCACACCGCCGATGCCCTTGTTGACGATGTAATTGGCCTTCGTCGTCGTGGACTCATCGTCTTCCGTCGACAGGAACACGTTCTTCTGGGCGTTCCACAGCCACGGCGACACCAGCGTGGTGTCGTAGTGGCGCGTATAGGTGCCCGTCAGGCGGTCGTCCGGGTCGTTCGTGGGATCCAGCCCGTAGCTGGCGATGTAGCTGGGCAGGATGTTCTGTTGCAGGTTCTTCGCATGCCACAGCGGATTGGAACCTGCCGGCATCTCCTGGCCGTTTTCCAGGTCATGCCAGAGATTGTCGATGCCGACCGCACCCTGGCCGCAGGTCGTAAGGCCCGTCGGGCAGCCGCTGGACTGCAACGCGGTGCCCCACAGTCCGTTCGTGCCGCCGCTGACGTTGCGCCAGCCACGCGTGTAGTAGGGAACGCCGATATTGATACGGCCGGCCGGCATTGCGCCGCGGAAATAGTGATACGCCCAGTCGGTATTGAGATAGCCGATGTTGCCGTACTGCGGCGTGGAATACACATTCCAACGCACCAGCTCGGCATCGCGTCCGTCGTCGTACAGTGCCGCGTTCGGGCCGACGAATTCGTTCCAGGCGCCATGCAGGTCGTAGGACATGATGTTGACGTAGTCCAGGTACTGGGTGACCTGGTAGGTCTCCATGCCACGGAGCAGGTAGCCCGACGCGGGCGCAGCGACTGTCAGAAGATAGTACTTGTTGTCCTGCGCCGAGGCTGCGTCGAGCTTTTCACGCAGTGTCTTCATCAGCGCCACATAACCTTGCATCAACGCCGCGCGACGCGGATTGGCAATGCTCCAGTCGAGCGGATTGCCGGCGTTGTTCATCGACGTGGCGTACTCGTAGTCGATATCGACGCCGTTGAATCCGAAGCGGCGCACGAAGGCCACCGCCGAATCGGCGAATGTGTTGATTGCTGCCTGGTTGACCTGGTTTGACGGCGTCACGGTCATCGTGAAGAAGCCGCCGCTCGGAATACGGGCGCCCGTGGCGTCGAAATAGCCGCCTGTTTCCGCCCAACCACCGACCGACACCAGCGTCTTGACGTTGGGATGGGTCTTCTTGAATTTGTTGAGCAGGTTGAAATGGCCTTTGTACGCGTACTCCGGATCCATCGTTGCACCGGCGACGCCCGGCCATTGCAGACCGGTCGCCGGATTCTGCGGATCCGATTCGTTGCCGATGGAAACGCGGTTGTTTTCATCCACGTGTGCGAAGGCGTAGTTGATATGGGTGATCTTGGTCCACGGAATATCGCTGGCCAGGTAGCGCGGCGCGTTGTTCGCGCCTGTTCGCCAGCTGGTGAAGTAGCCAATGATGCGGCGCGGATGGCCCGCACCCATCTGTTCGCGGCCGTTGGCGTCGTACACCAGGCAATACGGCGTATTCACGCCGGCCGTCTTCTTCATGCCATCGGGACGGCATTGGTCGTGGTTGACCGCCTGGCCGACGGCCAGCGTCGATGACAGGCCAGCAACGAGTGCAATAGCGGCCGCGTACAGCCGCGCGTGCCGTGAGCGAGCAGTGATCATGGTGTTCCCTCAGCGTCCGGTGATGAGTTCGTTCTGGGTCAGGGGATTGCGTGATACGGCGCTACGGCGACTGGAAGCCGTCGCGGAACAGCAGATCGGAAGGCGGCTGCAGCAGAACCGGGGCGTCGTAGTAGTCCTGCACGCGGGAGATCCACCAGTAGTCATCCGTCGGCGGCGAACCGACGCCATCAGTGCTCGCACCGACGCCGGCACCAAAGAGAATCATGCTGACACCCGCATCGCGCGCCTCCTGCATGCGGGAGGGCCAGGTCACCTGGTCTGTTCCAACGACGATGCCGGGGGCAGCGCCCTCATTGCGGCTGAACCACGTCCGCCGTATTCCGCTGACCTGGAAGGTATCGCCCAGGAAGAAACTCGGCGCCGAATCCTCGTACCGCGTGACGGTATTGGAAAGATCCGGGAACGGCGCATTGTTTGCGTACGGATTCGGTAGCAACGAACGATTGATGCGACCCACCGGCAGTTGCCACAACACGACCGGCAAGCCGCTCTGCGCGCGCATGGCGCGAACGAAGGTGAGGTAGTTGAACCAGTGGTCGCTGTGCCAGAACCAGGGCGCCTGCGATGGATCCGTCGCACCGGCAGCCGCATGGCCAACGGCATCCAGGCCGTATTTGTCGATCGAGATGAAATCGGCACCATGGCTGGCTACGCCGGCCTCCACGTAGTAGCGCGTGATGGCAGCCGCCTCGTCGTAGATGAGTGGCCGCCCGGCCACCACGCCGACCGCATCGGTCTTGTGCATCAGGCCGTTGCCCGGCACCGTCGTGGTAAACCCGCCCGGCGGCGAGGCCCACAGGTTGACCTGCCACCCGAACTGCACCTGCGGTGCTGTCTTTGCCACCAGATAGTTGATGGCAGAGACCAGGCCGGTCAGCGTGTTCGGAAACACCGGATCGCTTCCTGCGACGAGGATGCCCGCATCATAGGCCGCATGCGTCGCCGCCTGCAGCGTGGCCGGGCGTTGGCCGGACTGCTGCGCCATGTAACCGATGAAATCAGGCTCGAACAGAAACCCGACCGTATCATCGGGCGATTCTTCGTTGGCGATGCGCAAAGCCAGCGCGAGATTGCGGAAATACGCCGCCATGTACGAAGCGCTTTGCATGTGCGCCAGGTCCAGCGTGTAGTCCTCGCCCGAGTCGGGAATATTGTAAAAAACAAAATAAGGTATAAAACCCAGGCGGCGACTTTCGCGGATGAAGCTGCGCGCGCGACCACCGGGTTCATTGCTCCAGGTATCCCAGCCAGCGAACGACCCACCGTTCAGATAGATGTAGCGCACATCGACGCGACGATTGCGGCGGCCGGCGCCGATGTCCCACCAGAAATCCAGGTCGGCCGGCGTATCCTCGCTGACTGAGCCGATGGCCAGGTGCGGCGGCATTCCCGGTGCCGAAGCGCCCGCGCCAACGGCCACGCCGATCCGGCGCACCGCATTGCCCGCGACCGACTTGAGCAACACCCCTGCCCGCCCGGCAGCAAGTCCACGCAGCTGCAGCGTCGCTCCGTTGACGATGCGCGCGTCAACCACCGACGGGTTGTTGCTGATGACGGTGAACGTCGCCGACGGATCACCGCCGACACTGAGCCCGTGGCTGGTCATCGCACCCGCCGCAACATTCACGCGAATCGCGGAAGCCGGCACGCCTGCCAGGCTGATCGCCGCGGCACCGCCGCTGCCGCCGGCCTCGTCCACGTAGGTCACCGTGCAGGCAGCGCCGTTGAAACGGCAGCCGCTGATGCTGCCGTCCACCAGCTCGCCCGTGCCGCCGAACCCGATGGCCACGGTCGTCCCCGGACCGATGGTGCCGTTCCATGACGCGTTGCCCAGCAGCCAGTCGCCGCCGGAAGCACTCAGGGTCACCGCGTTCCATACGCTGGTCAGCGTCGTACTCGCATGAAACCCCAGCTGCCATTCGGAAACAGCCGCCGCCTGATCGTTGCGCAGGCGGATCTGTCCGTTGTAGCCGCCCGACCAGGACGAAGTGCGTGCCACCGTGACTTCCACGGCGGCGACGGCGCTACAGAAGAGAAAGCAGGCGGCCACGCCGGCCAGGGCGATCCGGCGTGTCATGGCGCCGCCTGGAAACCATTGGCGAAGATGCGGTCGGCGACACCGCCGTGCCCGAGTCCTTCGTGCATCGCATTGAGAATGCGGCCGTTATCCGCGTCAATTTCCCAGGCGAACACACCGGCCAGGTTGCGTGACAGCGCATACTGCGCCTTCGCCCGTGCCGAGCGCGGGCTTTCAAAAGTGACGAGCTTGCCGGCAGAGGCATTCCAGGCCCACGCGGCCTGCGCGCCGGCGTCGTAGCCCACGCTGTAACCGTTGACGCCCGTGCCCGGGTCGCCGCCGGTGTAGGCCGATTCGATCTGGCGGTAGTCGAGCACGCCGGGCTCCCAGGTTCCCGGGTTTATGGGACCGGCGCCCGTGCCCGTGAAGGGATTGCCGCCCTGAACCCCGGTCACGCCGTTCCAGCCGCGGCCGTACATCGCCACGCCCAGCGCAATCTTGCCGGCGGGCACGCCGGCGGCGAGCAGGTTGTCGACCGTCGCGTTGCCGCTGAATCCGCTGACCGGCTCGTTCGGCACGGCATAGAGGCCGGCCTGGTGTCCGAGTACGCCGTTCCAGCCACCGTAGTAGTCGTAGCTCATTGCAAAGACCAGGTCGAGCTTCTGCCCGGCTGTGGCGTAGTCCACCGCGCTGATCTTCGCCGGCGCCGCGCCGACGGCAGCCGTCATGAGGTAGGTGCGGCCGGTCTGCGTACCCAGGGTATCCAGTGCGGCGCGAAGCTCGGTGAGCAGCGCGGAATAGCCCGTCCGGTCCGCTGCGGAGCCCAGCGTCACGTTGGCGCCACCGCCACCGGGATATTCCCAGTCGAGATCGACGCCGTCGAAAAAGGTGTAGGTCTGCAGGAATTGCACAACCGAAGCGATGAAGGTCGCGCGCCGGGCCGGATCGTTTGCCAGGTGGTGGAACGGATCGGAAAGGGTCCAGCCACCGATCGATGGAAGGATCTTCAGCTGCGGACGGGCGGCTTTGAGCCGGATCAGCTGGCCGAAATTGCCGCGGACGGGCGTGTTGAAGGTATCGCCGGGATAGGACATCTCCAGCGCGGCCCAGCGGTCGTGGATCGTGACGGTGTAATCCTGCTGGTCCGCACATTCCTGCACGAGCGCGTTGTAGCCCTGCGGATTAGCCTGCTGCAGCGAGGTATTGGGGCCACAGATGGCGATGAACGCGTAAAGCAGGTGCGTGAGGTTCTGCGACGGAATCTTGCGCACCGGAAACGCGCGGCCGTACACGCCCCACTCCACAAAGTAGGCGCCGACGACCTTGTTGCTGCTGTTTGTGTAGGGCTGGTTGAACTCCTGCAACGGCGAGGGCCAGGTCAGGCCGTCATCGCCGCCACCGGAGCTGCCGCTTCCCACCGTCACCGTACGCGGATCGCTCGCCGTGCATTGCTCGGCCTGCCCCGCGCCATTGCACAGTTCCACCACCAGTGTCTGCGCGCCGGACTGCGTCACCACCAGGCTGCGGTCCCCCGACTGCGCGCTTTGGCCGTTCGGCGTCAACGTTGCGGTGTGGACGACAGTGTTGTTGTGGCGAAGCTTCCAGTGATCGCCGTTGGTTCCCCACCACAGGTCCCAATGCAGGGCGAGCGTGGCCTGGCCGTTGGTCAACGGCACCGACTCGGGCATCCAGGCGATGGTGGGCTTGGCAGGCGCATCGGCGCACGCCGTCGAGGACACAAGCACCGTCGCTCCGGCAAGCAGCAGGCAGGCGGCACGGCGTGGCAGGGCGAGGCGATCAATCGACATGGTGGCTTCCCAGGGGGGCAGGAGAAACAAGGCCGCAGCACGCAGGTACTGGCGCAGCGGAATGGGATCCGGTGGTGGCACGGTCCGGCGCGCGGGCGCAGCGGCGGCGAAGGCGCGGGCCCGGGTTTCGTTCGTGGCGTGCCCGGCGGGCGTGCAGCACCCGTCGGCAAGACCGCTGTCGCTGCGTCATTCCACCCTCCCCGACGGAATCGCTGGACAAACTGGGCTCCCCAGCCCGGCGCGAACCATTAACCGGATCTGACAACGTTGTCAAATACACGTCGGAAATGTCCGATCCGGCGGCCTGTACACACCGCATGGCGTGCTGACCACCGAGACAATTGTCAGATTCCGGCGCAGCGGCAGTATCCAGATCCAAGGCGTGGCTTCAGTGACTGGAGTCACAGGGAATGACAACGTTTCCCGAGGCCATTGCCTGCCAACCACCGGGCGCTGTTCGCGCACGCATATCCGGCCTGCCACGAGTCCGGCGGCCCGGCGTTCAAAGGTGCGTGCCAGACACACCGGGAAATCCGGGACCTGCGGCCGAGTGGCCTAGCGCGGTGAACGTCACGCCTCCATTCGCAAGGACCGGTAGGGGGAAAGCCGTCTGGCCCCGTTGTAGGGCGGACGGCTGTGTAGAAGTGTCACAGGATCATCCACGCAGTCGCATATACCTTAATCTGCCTGTACCACTTGGATTCCGCCCATGGCCAAACGAGCCACTTCGTTCGCGTTGATGCTTACCCCCGCCCGGTTGGCGTTCCGGCGTATCGCTGGCTCTACGACACGGTCAAGCAGCAGATTCTCGACGGCCGCCTGACGCCTGGCGCACGCCTGCCGGGTACACGCGACATCGCCGCCCACTACGGGCTTTCGCGGGGAACCATCGTCAGCGCTTTCGAACAGCTGACGCAGGAGGGCTATCTGGAAGGTAGCGTCGGCTCTGGCACCTACGTCAGCAAGTCGCTGCCGCAGGAGCCGCTCAACGCCGAACGCGCCGGCGATTCGGTGGAGACACTGGCGCAGCGACGAAACCTGTCGCCGTACGCACGACAGGTAAAACCCTTCTTTCATCTCGATCCGCGCGCACCGCGCAGTTTCCGGCCTCACCTGCCGGCGATGGATCTGTTTCCGATCGGGCAGTGGGCGCAGATCGCTGCCCGCCGTATCCGCAGTTACACCGTGACGCAGATGGTCGGCTGCGACGCGATGGGGTATGGGCCACTGCGCGAGGCGATTGCCAACTACCTGCGTACGGCGCGCGGCGTGCGCTGCGAAGCGCACCAGGTTGTCATCGTCTCGGGCACGCAGGAAGCGCTTGACATCATTTCCCGCCTCTACCTCAACGCGAACGATCGCGTGGCGATGGAGGATCCGGGCTATCCCGGCGCAGCACGTGTGTTCGAATCGCACGGCGCGCAGGTCTGTCCGATTCCCGTAGACGAGGACGGCATGGCATTTACGCCCGCCCTTCTGCGCGGTGCCCGCCTGGCCTACGTCACGCCGGCACACCAGTTCCCCACGGGCGTCGCGATGAGCCTTTCGCGGCGACTGGACCTGCTGGAGTGGGCACGTACCAATCACGCGCTGGTTTTCGAGGACGATTACGACAGCGAATACCGCTACAGCGGACGCCCCATCCCTGCCCTGCAGGGACTGGATCGCCACGGCGTCGTCATCCACGCCGCCAGTTTCAGCAAGGTGCTGTTCCCGTCTCTGCGCCTGGGCTACTTCGTCGTACCACCCGACATGGTGGACCAGGTCGCCGCTGCTAAGGGCGTGACGATGCGGCACGCACCACTGCTGGAACAGCTGGTGCTCGCCGAATTCATTGCCGAAGGCCATTTCGCACGGCACATCCGGCGCATGCGTGACGTGTACTCGGAGCGCCTGGGCATCCTGGCCGAAAACGCGCGCTCCCATCTGTCCGGGCTGCTGGACCTTTCCACGATCGAAGCCGGCCTGCAGACGATCGGTTGGCTTCGTCCGGGGCTGGCCGAAGCGGATGCCTGCGCCGCTGCACAGGCCCGCGGCATCGAAGTGACGCCACTGGGACGCTACACGCGTGGCCCGGTGCGCCGGAATGGGCTCATGCTGGGTTTTGCCGCCATTGACGCGAATGAGATCCGCCGCGGCACGATCGAACTGGCAATGGCGCTGGAAGGCGCCCAGCGACGACTGGCCGTCGCCTGATCCCGCCGCGCGGCAGCCGGCACTGGGCCGGCTGCCGCTGACAGCGTTGTTACTGACACATAAACAGCGAGGGTTCGAATCCGTCGAAGAACAGCCTGTCCGGATTGCCGATGCGCACTTCATCCAGGAAGAAACCGGCGAAGGTCACGCCACCGTCGGATGCCAGGCGCCAGCGGATCTTGACGTTCTGGCCGGCGTAGCTCGACAGGTCGACCGTAAACGGCTTGAACACGGCGGTCGCGGTGCCATTGTTCGGATCCGCGTTGGAACCGGCGGTCGAGACACCCGCAAACGCACCGTGCGAGCCGGCGTAGCCGCACGCATTGCCCGTGTTGGTGAAGGTCGTCGGATAACCACCGGCCGGCGGCAGGTCAGACCAGTTCGTGCCACCGTCGGTCGAGATTTCCATCACCGCGCCGTCGTACTGCCATTCCAGGTTGTACTTGGCCTGGAAGCTCAGCTGGGCACCGGCCGGCAGCGTCATCGCCGGTGTTTCGATGCTGGCGCAGACCGCGTCCGGATAACTCTGGCCATCCTTGCCGCTGTGGTAGCTGTAGGTGCTGCCGGCGGCGGCGGTGGTGTTGGTGATCTGCCAGGGCGTCTGCATCGTCATGTACGCGCGCTGGTCGCCCGCCGAATCGTAGAAGGAGTTCGGATCCGGCCCGGTCGCGCCGGTGGGCGTCACCGGAATGGTCCGCGACTGCTGCGGGGTGGTCGTATTGCCCAGGTCGTCCGTTGCGGCGACGCGGTAGTAATACGTCGTGCCGCTGGTGACGGTCGTGTCGTCGTAGGTCAGCACCGAGAGATTGCTGGCTACTGTCGTCGCGCCGGTCATGTACGGATTGGTCGCACGCTGGATCGAGTAGGTCACGCCGGTCGCCAACGGGCAGGTCGCCGAGCCGGCCGGCCAGTCCAGGTCGACCTTGCAGGTCGCGTTGGTGCCCACCGCCGTCAACGTGGTGCCGTCAAACTGCGGCCGCAACGTGCAGGTGTCGGCCGAGACGACGTCCACGCAGCCGGAGATCGCGCCTTCCACGTCACCGCCGACGCCACGCACCTTGTAGGCGTAGCCAGTGCCGCCCTGCGTCTTGTCATCGACCAGCGGTGATGCCGCGCCGGTGGCGACCATGCGGAAGTCGCCGGCGGACGCACTGGCACAGGTACCGTTGGCGCGATACAGCTGGAAGCCCTGCGGCGCCGAACCGGTGAAGCTGACGCCAACGCCACTGGTGTTGTTGCTGGCGATGGCCAGGCCTGTCGGTGCCGCTGGCGCTACCGGATCAGGCAGGGCAAACGCACCGGAAACCGCTACCGCGTAACCCTGGTAGTCCGTTTCCGGACGCCCGTTTCCGGGAACGGCCGTACCCTTCACGCGTACCGTGTAGGAGCCCGCCGCCGGCGCATTCAGGCGTACCTGCTCGACCGTGTTGAGCGCGTCGGCCGTGCCGCCCGTCGTCGAGACGCCCAGGGCGAACACGTTGCCCTTGTAGATCTGCGCGGTCGGACCTTCCACTTCCAGGTCAAGGTTGTTGACAAGGGTCGAGCCGGCGCCCGGCGCACCTTCCGGATCAAACCAGGCCAGGGTGACGCGCAGTTCCGCACCCGCCGCCACGTTGGCGATCGTGTAGGAGTGAACGTCGGTCGTCTTCAGGCCTGCGGCGTTGGGCCGCTCGAACAGGCGCAGCCGGCGCGTGTCGTCGCTGCTGCCTGCCGGCGTGGCGAACCACAGATTGGAATCGAGCCAGGCGCGGCCCCAGCCGTAGTTGTTGTCCGGCCAGGTCGTGGTCGCCAGCGGGTTGGTGCCATTGACCATGACCGCCTTGAGCACGGCGCCGCTCGGATTGAAGGTATCGGCCGCTGTCTTGCTGCCGCGCGGATAGAAACCATCCTGGAAGAACTGGCGCACCAGCGCTGCGCTGCCCGCGATCGCCGGCGTGGCCATCGACGTGCCCGTCTTGGTGGTCACCGCCGCATCCTCGGCCGTGGTGCCGTTGTTGGTATCGGCGGCAGCGGAAACAACCGACACGGCAGGCGCGACGATGTCGGGCTTCAGACGTCCATCCGCAGCGGGACCGCGGCTGGAAGATCCATACATCGAAGTGCTGCCGGCGTGGGCCGTACCGCCCACGGTCAGGGAATTCTTCGCCGTACCGGGCGATCCCAGGGTGGACGCGCCCGGGCCGTCGTTACCCGCAGCCACGACAAACAGGAACTCATCGTGCGTGTTGGTGAAATAGTCCACATCCGCCGCAGTGGAGTCGTAGGCACCGGTATTGCCGCCGCCCCAGCTGTTGGTGTGGATACGCACGGTGGCGTTGTAGGCCTGCTGCAACGTGCCGACCAGATTGTTCAGACCGGTCAGGCTGCTGCCGGAGCCGATGTCCTGAACCAGGATCTGTGCATTGGGCGCATTGCCGTCGGCCAGGTCGTGGCCTGCAGTCGTCGGCGTCGAGGCGGTATAGGTCGCCGTGAAGGTACCGGCAGCGTCGCCCGCCACCGTACCGGCAACGTGAGTGCCATGGCCGCTGGTGTAGTCGTAGGACGTCGCGCCGGGCTGCACCCAATAGCCAAACACCTTGCGCGTGGGGTACTGCGTTCCGGGCGTGGGCAGCGAAGGCGACTCGGCGTCGGTAATCGCCACCACCGGGCCCGAGCCCTTGTCGAGGGTGGTGAACCAGGCTTCGTTACGGTCCAGGCCCGTATCGGCGACGGAAACGATCTGGTTCGTACCGAGGATGCCGTGGGCCCAGATCGGGGTGTTACCGCAGATGGTGCCACTTCCCGGGCAGGTGCCGGTGAAATTGCCCTGCAGCGTGCCGGGATCGCCCGAATTCTTGGTCGTCGGCGCGTTGTAGCGCTCAATCCAGGCGAGGTCGTCAATGGCGGCGGCAATTCCCAGGAACTCATCCAGACGCGACTGCGGCACCATCACGCGTACGCGGTCGCCGTGTTCGAAATTCTCGTTCTGGTTGGTGATCACCGCGGCCGGGAACTGCTTGCCCAGTGCATTGATGACCACGCTCGAAGACGCTTCGCGGAACGTCATCAGCTGCAGCTCGACCAGCGACTCATCCGCCGCTGGCGCGTGAGCCCGGTTGGCGACCCACAGGGCCGGGTCCACCTTCATGCCACGAACCATCGGGCCGGCCCAGCGCACGCCGGGAATGGCACGGATGCCGGCGACGGTCGCGCCATTCAACCGTACCTGGTAGGTGTTGCTCGGCAGGTAGCCGACGATGACGACGCCCAGTTTCTTCAGGCCGTCGCGCACGGGCAATGCCTTGCTGGCATTGAACTGGACGATCACATACTGGGCGCTCGGAATGCTTTCCACACCCGCGCCACTGAAGTCCATCTGCTGGGTCAAGGGGTCGAACGCGCCTGCACGCAGCACGATCAGTCGCGGGTCCTGCACCGCCTCGGCAATGGCCTGCGGCGTCGGCTGACTGGCGTACACCACCGAAAGGGCTTCAGCGGCGGAAAGATCGGCAAGGGCAATACTGAGTGCGGCGGCCAACGCCGACCGTCGAAGCAAGTGCTGCATACGGACGAAACTCCTCAGGGTGGGTGAGGTTCGATCCCTTGAACAGCAATATGCGATCTCCCCAACCGCATACCCGGCCTCCGCCGTCCGGCGACGATATACCATCCGCAGCGTCCGCGTCGCGTCATCATGGGATGGAAGGCGTATGGACGATGTCTGGCGGGTCGCCGGTCGCACACGCCAGAAGGTACACAGGCGGATTCGCTGCACTGCAGCACAGCGGCGCTGGATCCGGCCAGGCAGGCACCACGAATGCGGCGTCTGCATGTCGAGTCGCCGCGCCCGATTGCGTGGCCAAAGCCGCGGCACGCTGCTATCGTCGCCGCTTTTCCGTGCGCCCAGACATGTCTGCCCGCGACTACACCCTTACTGTCCCGGACACCGCCTGCACTGCTGTGGACCTGCTGGCAGCCCGGAGCGGCCTGTCCAGGTCCCGGATCAAGGACGCCATGGCCAAAGGTGCCGTCTGGCTGCGCCGCGGCAGCAAGGAAAAGCGACTGCGCCGCGCCACCGCCCCGCTGATGCGGGGTGACGTGCTGTCACTGCACTACGACGAAAAAGTACTGGCGGC
This genomic stretch from Tahibacter amnicola harbors:
- a CDS encoding glycoside hydrolase family 18 protein, whose translation is MRKIPSQNLTHLLYAFIAICGPNTSLQQANPQGYNALVQECADQQDYTVTIHDRWAALEMSYPGDTFNTPVRGNFGQLIRLKAARPQLKILPSIGGWTLSDPFHHLANDPARRATFIASVVQFLQTYTFFDGVDLDWEYPGGGGANVTLGSAADRTGYSALLTELRAALDTLGTQTGRTYLMTAAVGAAPAKISAVDYATAGQKLDLVFAMSYDYYGGWNGVLGHQAGLYAVPNEPVSGFSGNATVDNLLAAGVPAGKIALGVAMYGRGWNGVTGVQGGNPFTGTGAGPINPGTWEPGVLDYRQIESAYTGGDPGTGVNGYSVGYDAGAQAAWAWNASAGKLVTFESPRSARAKAQYALSRNLAGVFAWEIDADNGRILNAMHEGLGHGGVADRIFANGFQAAP
- a CDS encoding cellulose-binding domain-containing protein; this translates as MTRRIALAGVAACFLFCSAVAAVEVTVARTSSWSGGYNGQIRLRNDQAAAVSEWQLGFHASTTLTSVWNAVTLSASGGDWLLGNASWNGTIGPGTTVAIGFGGTGELVDGSISGCRFNGAACTVTYVDEAGGSGGAAAISLAGVPASAIRVNVAAGAMTSHGLSVGGDPSATFTVISNNPSVVDARIVNGATLQLRGLAAGRAGVLLKSVAGNAVRRIGVAVGAGASAPGMPPHLAIGSVSEDTPADLDFWWDIGAGRRNRRVDVRYIYLNGGSFAGWDTWSNEPGGRARSFIRESRRLGFIPYFVFYNIPDSGEDYTLDLAHMQSASYMAAYFRNLALALRIANEESPDDTVGFLFEPDFIGYMAQQSGQRPATLQAATHAAYDAGILVAGSDPVFPNTLTGLVSAINYLVAKTAPQVQFGWQVNLWASPPGGFTTTVPGNGLMHKTDAVGVVAGRPLIYDEAAAITRYYVEAGVASHGADFISIDKYGLDAVGHAAAGATDPSQAPWFWHSDHWFNYLTFVRAMRAQSGLPVVLWQLPVGRINRSLLPNPYANNAPFPDLSNTVTRYEDSAPSFFLGDTFQVSGIRRTWFSRNEGAAPGIVVGTDQVTWPSRMQEARDAGVSMILFGAGVGASTDGVGSPPTDDYWWISRVQDYYDAPVLLQPPSDLLFRDGFQSP
- a CDS encoding PLP-dependent aminotransferase family protein, translated to MDSAHGQTSHFVRVDAYPRPVGVPAYRWLYDTVKQQILDGRLTPGARLPGTRDIAAHYGLSRGTIVSAFEQLTQEGYLEGSVGSGTYVSKSLPQEPLNAERAGDSVETLAQRRNLSPYARQVKPFFHLDPRAPRSFRPHLPAMDLFPIGQWAQIAARRIRSYTVTQMVGCDAMGYGPLREAIANYLRTARGVRCEAHQVVIVSGTQEALDIISRLYLNANDRVAMEDPGYPGAARVFESHGAQVCPIPVDEDGMAFTPALLRGARLAYVTPAHQFPTGVAMSLSRRLDLLEWARTNHALVFEDDYDSEYRYSGRPIPALQGLDRHGVVIHAASFSKVLFPSLRLGYFVVPPDMVDQVAAAKGVTMRHAPLLEQLVLAEFIAEGHFARHIRRMRDVYSERLGILAENARSHLSGLLDLSTIEAGLQTIGWLRPGLAEADACAAAQARGIEVTPLGRYTRGPVRRNGLMLGFAAIDANEIRRGTIELAMALEGAQRRLAVA
- a CDS encoding glycosyl hydrolase family 18 protein, which codes for MITARSRHARLYAAAIALVAGLSSTLAVGQAVNHDQCRPDGMKKTAGVNTPYCLVYDANGREQMGAGHPRRIIGYFTSWRTGANNAPRYLASDIPWTKITHINYAFAHVDENNRVSIGNESDPQNPATGLQWPGVAGATMDPEYAYKGHFNLLNKFKKTHPNVKTLVSVGGWAETGGYFDATGARIPSGGFFTMTVTPSNQVNQAAINTFADSAVAFVRRFGFNGVDIDYEYATSMNNAGNPLDWSIANPRRAALMQGYVALMKTLREKLDAASAQDNKYYLLTVAAPASGYLLRGMETYQVTQYLDYVNIMSYDLHGAWNEFVGPNAALYDDGRDAELVRWNVYSTPQYGNIGYLNTDWAYHYFRGAMPAGRINIGVPYYTRGWRNVSGGTNGLWGTALQSSGCPTGLTTCGQGAVGIDNLWHDLENGQEMPAGSNPLWHAKNLQQNILPSYIASYGLDPTNDPDDRLTGTYTRHYDTTLVSPWLWNAQKNVFLSTEDDESTTTKANYIVNKGIGGVMFWELAGDYAWHPVRRGGQGEYFIGTTLTDIYFQRFQTASPYGNRRVPQPITVAGTLDATITVSEFDIGDSNYPISPKLKIVNNSTTTIPAGAQFEFDAATTAPANWTNWSGATLAVHQTGHSGSNVGGLQGDFHRARLSSSWSALPPGGSMEVEWVYYLPMVAPSNWTVTFGGSTYALRDETASLPPTDVIFRNGFQSP
- a CDS encoding S8 family serine peptidase, whose amino-acid sequence is MQHLLRRSALAAALSIALADLSAAEALSVVYASQPTPQAIAEAVQDPRLIVLRAGAFDPLTQQMDFSGAGVESIPSAQYVIVQFNASKALPVRDGLKKLGVVIVGYLPSNTYQVRLNGATVAGIRAIPGVRWAGPMVRGMKVDPALWVANRAHAPAADESLVELQLMTFREASSSVVINALGKQFPAAVITNQNENFEHGDRVRVMVPQSRLDEFLGIAAAIDDLAWIERYNAPTTKNSGDPGTLQGNFTGTCPGSGTICGNTPIWAHGILGTNQIVSVADTGLDRNEAWFTTLDKGSGPVVAITDAESPSLPTPGTQYPTRKVFGYWVQPGATSYDYTSGHGTHVAGTVAGDAAGTFTATYTASTPTTAGHDLADGNAPNAQILVQDIGSGSSLTGLNNLVGTLQQAYNATVRIHTNSWGGGNTGAYDSTAADVDYFTNTHDEFLFVVAAGNDGPGASTLGSPGTAKNSLTVGGTAHAGSTSMYGSSSRGPAADGRLKPDIVAPAVSVVSAAADTNNGTTAEDAAVTTKTGTSMATPAIAGSAALVRQFFQDGFYPRGSKTAADTFNPSGAVLKAVMVNGTNPLATTTWPDNNYGWGRAWLDSNLWFATPAGSSDDTRRLRLFERPNAAGLKTTDVHSYTIANVAAGAELRVTLAWFDPEGAPGAGSTLVNNLDLEVEGPTAQIYKGNVFALGVSTTGGTADALNTVEQVRLNAPAAGSYTVRVKGTAVPGNGRPETDYQGYAVAVSGAFALPDPVAPAAPTGLAIASNNTSGVGVSFTGSAPQGFQLYRANGTCASASAGDFRMVATGAASPLVDDKTQGGTGYAYKVRGVGGDVEGAISGCVDVVSADTCTLRPQFDGTTLTAVGTNATCKVDLDWPAGSATCPLATGVTYSIQRATNPYMTGATTVASNLSVLTYDDTTVTSGTTYYYRVAATDDLGNTTTPQQSRTIPVTPTGATGPDPNSFYDSAGDQRAYMTMQTPWQITNTTAAAGSTYSYHSGKDGQSYPDAVCASIETPAMTLPAGAQLSFQAKYNLEWQYDGAVMEISTDGGTNWSDLPPAGGYPTTFTNTGNACGYAGSHGAFAGVSTAGSNADPNNGTATAVFKPFTVDLSSYAGQNVKIRWRLASDGGVTFAGFFLDEVRIGNPDRLFFDGFEPSLFMCQ